The following coding sequences are from one Sesamum indicum cultivar Zhongzhi No. 13 linkage group LG11, S_indicum_v1.0, whole genome shotgun sequence window:
- the LOC105173490 gene encoding cellulose synthase A catalytic subunit 3 [UDP-forming], whose protein sequence is MESEGETKGKTLKNMGSQVCQICGDNVGLTVDGEPFVACDVCAFPVCRPCYEYERKDGNQSCPQCKTRYKRHKGSPAIHGDGDEDSVADDLHYSENHGDKQKISERMLSWHMNYGREGVGAPKYDKEVSHNHIPLLTNGTDVSGELSAASPGRLSMASPPPGGGGKPRIVDPVREFGSPGLGNVAWKERVDGWKMKQEKPVVPMTTSHPPSERGAGDIDASTDVLVDDSLLNDEARQPLSRKVSIPSSKINPYRMVIVLRLVILCIFLHYRITNPVPNAFALWLISVICEIWFAISWILDQFPKWLPVNRETYLDRLALRYDREGEPSQLAAVDIFVSTVDPLKEPPLVTANTVLSILSVDYPVDKVSCYVSDDGAAMLTFEALSETSEFARKWVPFCKKYNIEPRAPEWYFAQKIDYLKDKVQPSFVKDRRAMKREYEEFKIRINALVAKAQKVPEEGWIMQDGTPWPGNNTRDHPGMIQVFLGQSGGLDSDGNELPRLVYVSREKRPGFQHHKKAGAMNALVRVSAVLTNGPFLLNLDCDHYINNSKALREAMCFLMDPNLGKYVCYVQFPQRFDGIDRSDRYANRNTVFFDINLRGLDGIQGPVYVGTGCVFNRTALYGYEPPHKPKHKKPGLFSSCFGRSSKKSSKSSKKGSDKKKSSKHVDPTVPIFNLEDIEEGVEGAGFDDEKTLLMSQMSLEKRFGQSAVFVASTLMENGGVPQSATPDTLLKEAIHVISCGYEDKTEWGSEIGWIYGSVTEDILTGFKMHARGWRSIYCMPPRPAFKGSAPINLSDRLNQVLRWALGSVEILFSRHCPIWYGYGGRLKWLERFAYVNTTIYPVTAIPLLLYCTLPAVCLLTGKFIIPQISNLASIWFLSLFLSIFATGILEMRWSGVGIDEWWRNEQFWVIGGVSSHLFAVFQGLLKVLAGIDTNFTVTSKASDEDGDFAELYMFKWTTLLIPPTTLLIINLVGVVAGISYAINSGYQSWGPLFGKLFFAFWVIVHLYPFLKGLMGRQNRTPTIVVVWSILLASIFSLLWVRVDPFTTRVTGPDVEQCGINC, encoded by the exons ATGGAATCTGAAGGAGAAACCAAG GGGAAGACCTTGAAGAACATGGGAAGTCAGGTCTGTCAGATCTGTGGTGATAATGTGGGCTTGACTGTTGATGGTGAGCCATTTGTTGCTTGCGATGTCTGTGCATTTCCAGTTTGCAGGCCCTGCTATGAATATGAGAGAAAGGATGGAAATCAGTCTTGCCCTCAGTGCAAAACCAGATATAAGAGACATAAAG GAAGTCCTGCAATTCATGGTGATGGAGACGAGGATAGTGTTGCTGATGATCTCCATTACTCTGAAAATCATGGTGACAAGCAGAAGATTTCAGAGCGCATGTTGAGCTGGCATATGAATTATGGCCGAGAAGGTGTTGGCGCGCCAAAGTATGATAAGGAGGTCTCTCACAACCACATTCCTTTGCTTACAAATGGAACAGAT GTTTCTGGGGAACTGTCTGCAGCATCACCTGGACGCCTTTCAATGGCATCTCCTCCTCCTGGTGGTGGTGGGAAAC CTAGGATTGTAGATCCAGTGAGGGAGTTTGGATCCCCAGGTTTAGGCAATGTTGCCTGGAAAGAAAGAGTTGATGGCTGGAAGATGAAGCAGGAAAAGCCTGTTGTTCCAATGACTACTAGCCATCCTCCTTCAGAAAGAGGAGCTGGAGATATTGATGCTAGCACAGATGTTCTCGTGGATGACTCTCTACT GAATGATGAAGCACGGCAACCTCTATCAAGGAAGGTTTCTATTCCATCATCAAAAATAAACCCCTACAGGATGGTTATTGTATTGCGGCTAGTGATTCTGTGCATTTTCTTACACTATCGAATAACCAATCCTGTACCCAATGCATTTGCTTTGTGGTTAATTTCTGTTATCTGTGAGATATGGTTTGCTATATCCTGGATTCTGGATCAGTTCCCAAAATGGCTTCCGGTAAACCGTGAAACGTACCTTGACAGGCTTGCTCTTAG ATATGATCGTGAAGGAGAGCCATCACAGTTAGCTGCTGTTGACATATTTGTCAGTACAGTCGATCCTCTAAAGGAGCCTCCTCTTGTTACGGCTAATACTGTATTATCCATTCTTTCGGTAGACTATCCAGTGGACAAGGTCTCGTGCTATGTTTCTGATGATGGTGCTGCCATGTTGACATTTGAAGCTTTATCAGAAACATCTGAATTTGCAAGGAAGTGGGTTCCTTTCTGCAAAAAGTACAATATTGAACCACGGGCTCCAGAGTGGTACTTTGCTCAGAAGATTGACTACTTAAAAGATAAAGTTCAGCCATCCTTTGTAAAAGACCGTAGGGCTATGAAG AGAGAATAtgaagaattcaaaattcgCATCAATGCTCTTGTTGCCAAGGCCCAAAAAGTTCCTGAAGAAGGTTGGATCATGCAAGATGGTACACCATGGCCTGGAAATAATACAAGGGATCATCCAGGAATGATCCAG GTTTTCCTGGGCCAAAGTGGAGGTCTTGACAGTGACGGTAATGAGCTACCACGGTTAGTATATGTTTCTCGTGAGAAGCGTCCAGGATTCCAGCATCACAAGAAGGCTGGTGCTATGAATGCACTT GTTCGTGTATCAGCAGTTCTTACCAACGGACCTTTCTTGTTGAATCTTGATTGTGATCACTATATAAACAACAGCAAGGCCTTGCGTGAAGCTATGTGCTTTCTGATGGACCCAAATCTTGGGAAATATGTATGCTATGTTCAATTTCCACAGAGGTTTGATGGTATAGATAGGAGTGATCGATATGCCAACCGCAACACAGTCTTCTTTGAT ATTAACTTGAGAGGTTTAGATGGCATTCAAGGCCCTGTATACGTGGGCACTGGATGTGTCTTTAACAGAACGGCTCTATATGGTTATGAGCCTCCTCACAAACCTAAGCACAAGAAACCTGGGTTGTTCTCTTCCTGCTTTGGTCGATCAAGTAAGAAAAGTTCTAAATCAAGTAAGAAGGGATCagataaaaagaaatctaGCAAGCATGTCGATCCCACTGTTCCCATCTTCAATTTGGAGGATATAGAGGAGGGTGTTGAAG GTGCCGGGTTTGATGATGAGAAGACATTGCTCATGTCCCAAATGAGCCTTGAGAAAAGATTTGGTCAATCAGCAGTTTTTGTTGCATCTACCCTAATGGAGAATGGGGGTGTTCCTCAGTCTGCCACACCAGATACTCTTTTAAAAGAGGCCATTCATGTTATTAGTTGTGGGTATGAAGATAAGACAGAATGGGGAAGTGAG ATAGGATGGATTTATGGTTCTGTCACAGAAGATATTCTTACAGGATTTAAGATGCATGCACGTGGCTGGCGATCAATTTACTGTATGCCACCAAGACCAGCCTTCAAGGGATCTGCTCCAATTAATCTTTCTGATCGTTTGAACCAAGTGCTTCGATGGGCCTTGGGATCCGTGGAGATTTTATTTAGCAGGCATTGTCCAATATGGTATGGCTATGGTGGAAGGTTAAAATGGCTAGAGAGATTTGCATATGTCAATACCACAATTTACCCAGTGACCGCCATTCCTCTTCTATTGTATTGTACACTCCCGGCTGTCTGCTTGCTTACTGGGAAGTTCATTATCCCACAG ATTAGTAACCTTGCAAGTATCTGGTTTCTATCCCTCTTTCTCTCCATCTTTGCCACTGGTATACTGGAAATGAGGTGGAGTGGTGTCGGAATTGATGAATGGTGGAGGAATGAGCAGTTTTGGGTCATCGGAGGTGTGTCTTCTCATCTCTTTGCCGTCTTCCAAGGGTTGCTCAAAGTGCTAGCTGGAATAGACACGAACTTCACTGTTACGTCCAAGGCCTCAGACGAAGATGGAGATTTTGCTGAGCTTTACATGTTCAAATGGACTACGCTTCTGATACCCCCAACGACTCTCCTCATCATAAACTTGGTGGGTGTCGTTGCTGGAATTTCCTATGCTATCAACAGCGGTTACCAATCATGGGGCCCCCTCTTTGGGAAACTGTTCTTTGCATTCTGGGTGATTGTTCATCTCTATCCTTTCCTCAAAGGTCTTATGGGTCGCCAGAACCGAACACCCACTATTGTTGTCGTATGGTCCATTCTTCTTGCTTCtatcttttctttgttgtggGTGCGAGTCGATCCATTCACCACTAGAGTCACCGGTCCAGACGTTGAACAGTGTGGAATTAACTGCTAA
- the LOC105173489 gene encoding chaperonin-like RbcX protein 2, chloroplastic isoform X2 gives MAGATSVKSFTDSLSPCPCLCLDSMSSTRLKITPYSYRSTGRRGQLTKLRMTDLSSSFLYTWHNWRLSSRMLSCYIMSHSSRKRQKQPQGLIVVDELGGQYDDTFNDVKMELINYFTFKAVRTVLEQLYEMNPPQYKCFVADNVPNNGQRFLQTLVKERRELAERVMITRLSLYGRWIKKCDHGEIYNEISEENLKLMRDRLLETIVWPSDDSTKSDQDTD, from the exons ATGGCAGGAGCTACATCAGTGAAGTCTTTTACCGACAGTCTTTCACCTTGCCCGTGTTTGTGCCTGGACTCCATGTCTTCAACTAGGCTAAAAATCACGCCGTATTCTTACAGAAGTACAGGGAGACGAGGGCAGTTGACGAAGCTGAGGATGACAGATTTGAGCAGTTCTTTCTTGTATACATGGCACAATTGGCGGTTGTCTTCGAGAATGCTCTCATGTTACATCATGAGTCACAGTTCAAGAAAGAGACAGAAGCAGCCTCAGGGTCTCATTGTTGTAGATGAGTTGGGAGGGCAGTATGATGACACCTTCAATGATGTCAAAATG GAACTCATCAACTACTTCACATTCAAAGCTGTAAGGACCGTTCTTGAACAGCTGTACGAGATGAATCCCCCACAGTACAAATG CTTCGTTGCCGATAACGTACCCAACAACGGCCAACGCTTTCTCCAGACCCTCGTCAAG GAACGGCGAGAACTCGCTGAACGAGTGATGATAACGCGCCTCAGCCTCTACGGACGATGGATTAAG AAATGCGACCACGGTGAAATATACAATGAAATCTCAGAGGAGAACTTGAAGCTGATGAGAGATAGGCTTCTGGAGACGATCGTGTGGCCGTCCGATGATAGCACAAAATCTGATCAGGACACAGATTGA
- the LOC105173489 gene encoding chaperonin-like RbcX protein 2, chloroplastic isoform X1 encodes MAGATSVKSFTDSLSPCPCLCLDSMSSTRLKITPYSYRSTGRRGQLTKLRMTDLSSSFLYTWHNWRLSSRMLSCYIMSHSSRKRQKQPQGLIVVDELGGQYDDTFNDVKMELINYFTFKAVRTVLEQLYEMNPPQYKWFNNFVADNVPNNGQRFLQTLVKERRELAERVMITRLSLYGRWIKKCDHGEIYNEISEENLKLMRDRLLETIVWPSDDSTKSDQDTD; translated from the exons ATGGCAGGAGCTACATCAGTGAAGTCTTTTACCGACAGTCTTTCACCTTGCCCGTGTTTGTGCCTGGACTCCATGTCTTCAACTAGGCTAAAAATCACGCCGTATTCTTACAGAAGTACAGGGAGACGAGGGCAGTTGACGAAGCTGAGGATGACAGATTTGAGCAGTTCTTTCTTGTATACATGGCACAATTGGCGGTTGTCTTCGAGAATGCTCTCATGTTACATCATGAGTCACAGTTCAAGAAAGAGACAGAAGCAGCCTCAGGGTCTCATTGTTGTAGATGAGTTGGGAGGGCAGTATGATGACACCTTCAATGATGTCAAAATG GAACTCATCAACTACTTCACATTCAAAGCTGTAAGGACCGTTCTTGAACAGCTGTACGAGATGAATCCCCCACAGTACAAATGGTTCAACAA CTTCGTTGCCGATAACGTACCCAACAACGGCCAACGCTTTCTCCAGACCCTCGTCAAG GAACGGCGAGAACTCGCTGAACGAGTGATGATAACGCGCCTCAGCCTCTACGGACGATGGATTAAG AAATGCGACCACGGTGAAATATACAATGAAATCTCAGAGGAGAACTTGAAGCTGATGAGAGATAGGCTTCTGGAGACGATCGTGTGGCCGTCCGATGATAGCACAAAATCTGATCAGGACACAGATTGA
- the LOC105173488 gene encoding uncharacterized protein LOC105173488, protein MINNTSERMTGLEEPILSRLNRLDNILKQLEDIRSAGHSPKSSYASTTSSGTLTSDGHPFSLADFSPEGFEKHCRPVDEVIMEVERKGTLIERLVHAEDRILKLCLQWEEELEGERSKEHSTASVEKSSPKKGLKQFVKSCVKGKAKNKKNG, encoded by the exons ATGATCAACAACACATCTGAAAGAATGACGGGGTTAGAAGAACCAATCCTCTCCAGGCTCAATCGACTTGATAACATC CTGAAACAATTGGAGGACATCCGGAGTGCTGGCCACTCTCCCAAGAGTTCATACGCATCCACCACCTCAAGTGGAACCCTCACAAGCGACGGCCACCCCTTCTCATTGGCTGATTTCTCGCCCGAGGGCTTCGAGAAGCATTGTCGCCCTGTTGATGAGGTGATCATGGAGGTCGAGCGGAAAGGGACGTTGATTGAAAGACTCGTTCACGCAGAGGATCGTATCTTGAAG CTGTGTCTGCAGTGGGAAGAAGAGTTAGAGGGTGAGAGGAGCAAAGAACACTCAACAGCATCGGTAGAGAAATCATCTCCGAAGAAGGGTCTGAAGCAATTTGTGAAATCATGCGTTAAAGGGAAAGCGAAGAACAAGAAGAACGGTTGA
- the LOC105173491 gene encoding zinc finger CCCH domain-containing protein 30 — MKGMSKLSVETEDSFSSLLEFAANNDIEAFRRSIELDLSGVDEAGLWYVRKIGSKQITQDERTPLMVAATYGSVDVLKLIVALPEVDLNRSCGQDKWTALHCAAFGGSVNAFDVVKLLLSAGADPNIEDANGRRPVDVIIVPPKLPGAKAALEDLLMNSTSDGSVVDCNLHVSISTSSASSPVLSSSPSPGSRSPCSQSDTVSSPTAAKFSDVPANSVSEKKQYPVDPSLPDIRNSIYSTDEFRMFSFKVRPCSRAYSHDWTECPFVHPGENARRRDPRKYHYSCVPCPDFRKGACRRGDMCEYAHGVFECWLHPAQYRTRLCKDGTSCARQVCFFAHTQEELRPLYVSTGSGVPSPRSAASAASFMDMAAALSLLPGSPTSHSVMSPSAFNQTLSPTANGMPHSSAAWPQPNVPTLHLPGSNLQSSRLRSSLSARDIPPEDLNMLQDFDAQQLVLNDMACFSQSQPNSAMLNRSGRSKSTLTPSNLEELFSAEITSSPRFPDQAVASGVFSPRHKSAVLNQFQQQQSILSPINTNVFSPRNVEHPLLQASFGVSSPRMSPRSLDTVSPMSARLSAFAQREKQQQQMHSLSSRDLGTGHGPIVGPPVAAAWSKWGSPNGKADWSVGGDDQSCLKKSSTVELNNGGNEPDLSWVQSLVKESPPEMMDKTAASASGAAPSGECLKPNSQIDSIDHSVLGAWLEQMQLDQLVV, encoded by the coding sequence ATGAAGGGCATGAGTAAATTATCTGTCGAGACTGAGGATTCCTTTTCCAGTTTGCTTGAATTTGCTGCCAATAATGACATTGAAGCTTTCAGGAGATCCATTGAGCTTGATTTGTCTGGAGTTGATGAGGCTGGACTTTGGTATGTTCGCAAGATAGGTTCAAAGCAGATCACCCAGGACGAAAGAACACCACTGATGGTTGCTGCTACTTATGGTAGTGTTGATGTATTGAAGTTGATAGTTGCCCTACCAGAGGTTGATTTGAATAGATCTTGTGGCCAGGATAAGTGGACTGCTCTTCATTGTGCTGCTTTTGGCGGATCTGTTAATGCATTTGATGTTGTGAAGCTGCTGTTATCTGCTGGTGCTGATCCAAATATTGAGGATGCAAATGGCCGGCGCCCAGTTGATGTGATTATAGTTCCTCCAAAGCTTCCTGGCGCTAAAGCTGCACTTGAGGACTTGCTTATGAACAGTACTTCTGATGGCTCTGTCgttgattgtaatttacatgTCTCGATTTCCACTTCCAGTGCATCTTCTCCGGTTTTATCATCATCTCCGTCTCCAGGAAGTAGGTCTCCATGCTCCCAATCTGATACTGTATCTTCTCCTACTGCTGCAAAGTTCAGTGATGTTCCTGCTAATTCTGTGTCAGAGAAGAAACAATATCCCGTGGATCCATCTCTTCCTGACATTAGAAACAGTATCTACTCAACTGATGAGTTCCGTATGTTCTCATTCAAGGTCAGGCCCTGTTCGAGGGCCTATTCTCATGATTGGACTGAATGTCCTTTTGTTCACCCTGGAGAAAATGCCCGCAGGAGAGACCCACGGAAGTACCATTACAGCTGTGTCCCATGTCCTGATTTTCGTAAAGGTGCTTGTAGGCGTGGGGACATGTGCGAGTACGCACATGGTGTGTTTGAGTGCTGGCTGCACCCTGCGCAGTATCGAACAAGGCTCTGCAAGGATGGCACAAGCTGTGCTAGGCAGGTGTGTTTTTTTGCTCACACCCAGGAGGAGCTTCGCCCCTTGTATGTCTCTACTGGATCTGGTGTTCCCTCTCCAAGGTCAGCTGCCTCGGCAGCTAGTTTCATGGACATGGCTGCTGCTTTAAGCCTTTTGCCTGGTTCTCCCACATCGCACTCTGTTATGTCTCCTTCTGCATTCAATCAGACCCTGTCGCCTACAGCAAATGGAATGCCTCATTCATCTGCAGCTTGGCCTCAACCAAATGTTCCAACTCTTCATCTTCCTGGTAGCAACCTCCAATCCAGTCGGCTGAGGTCTTCCCTCAGTGCTCGTGATATTCCACCGGAGGATCTGAATATGTTACAGGATTTTGATGCCCAGCAACTTGTTCTGAATGACATGGCATGTTTTTCACAGTCACAACCCAATTCTGCTATGTTGAATCGTTCGGGTCGGTCCAAGTCAACACTAACTCCTTCCAATCTTGAGGAGCTTTTTTCAGCTGAGATTACATCATCACCTAGATTTCCTGATCAGGCAGTGGCCTCTGGTGTTTTTTCTCCTAGACATAAATCAGCCGTTCTCAATCAGTTTCAACAGCAGCAGAGCATTTTATCACCAATTAATACTAATGTTTTTTCTCCAAGAAATGTAGAACACCCTTTGTTGCAGGCTTCTTTCGGTGTCTCATCTCCAAGGATGTCACCGAGAAGCTTGGACACTGTATCCCCAATGAGTGCTCGTCTTTCAGCATTTGCCCAACGTGAGAAGCAGCAGCAACAGATGCACAGCCTCAGCTCCCGGGATCTTGGAACTGGCCATGGCCCCATTGTTGGGCCGCCCGTTGCTGCTGCTTGGTCTAAGTGGGGATCCCCCAATGGAAAAGCTGATTGGTCTGTTGGTGGGGACGATCAAAGCTGCCTGAAAAAATCATCTACAGTTGAACTCAATAACGGTGGAAATGAGCCTGACTTGTCATGGGTGCAGTCTCTTGTCAAAGAATCACCACCTGAGATGATGGACAAGACTGCAGCTTCCGCTTCTGGTGCTGCACCATCCGGTGAGTGTTTGAAACCAAATTCTCAAATTGATTCCATTGATCATTCAGTTTTAGGGGCTTGGCTCGAGCAGATGCAACTCGATCAGCTGGTCGTCTAG